AGCTACTGCCAACAGATTTGTGGCGGCGGCAATTGCGGCACTGGATCCGTTTGTCAGTACGGCATCGACGCCCACACCGAGATGCCGGTCGGATTTTATCCCCTTCCGAAGGGCTGCCTTTGAGCTCTCCTGATCCGTTAATCACACAGGCGTAGCCCTGTTACTAGTCATGTCAAAAGTTTTCGTCACGGCCGAAGTGGCCGAAAAGTTGTTGCCAAGGCGCCGCAAGGTCCACACATTCATCCGTATATTCGGATGGCAGGGGGCCGATGTGGATCGCGAGAAACTTCTCGAGGTGTTCCACGCTGCGAAAAGCGTGGAGGTGTCGCAGGACGCCGCGTGCTTTGACCACTATCTTGCCGTCAAGATCGACGGCATGGTGACGTACGTCGAGACCAATTTGAAGGCGCTCGCGAAATTCGGTTTGCTGCCCCCTAACCGCAAGCTGGTTTGAGCGAAGTCGCTCCAGCACGTCTCATAACGCCTGCGTCATCGCAGGCTTCTTTCCTTCCAACCCAACGGGACCAGCGCCCGTTGGGCGTTGGTCCATTCAGGACCATCATGGAAACCATTTCATTATTTCCCCAAGGCGCTTTCGAGCCGATCGAGAAGAAGATCGACAACGCCCTCGCGATAATCACCGCTCTGTTGCACGCACGGCATCCCATTGTCGTTGCGTTCAGCGGCGGCAAAGATAGCAGTGTCGTAGCGGCATTGGTGTTGCACGCTGCGATGCTTTATCGCGCGGCAGGTGGCACGCCGATCATTGTTGCGACGACGGGCGACACCCTCGTGGAGTCGCCAGAGGTCTCGCATCATTACCGGGCGGAGTTGCGCCGGATGCATCAGTACGGCAGGGATCACGACTTCAAGGTTATCGTCAAGGTGGTTCAACCGTCCATGGCAGCAACCTTTCAGTTGAAAGTGTTATCCGGCCGGGCCTTGCCAAGCTTTCCTGGGACGCACGGCGATTGCAGTACCGACCTGAAGATCAGTCCGCAGCGGGCGTTCCGACGAAAGCTATTCCGAGACCTTGCGGCGAAAGGTCTACCACCTCCGGTAACTTGCCTAGGAACGCGGTATGACGAGAGCGCCAGGCGGGCGGCGGCGATGCGTTCTCGAGGGGAGTCGGATCATGCGGCCATGCAGAACAAGGATGGCGACTGGGTTGTCAGCCCGATCGCACGGTGGTCCGACGACGATGTCTGGGAGGCGGTCGCCCTCTATGGGTCCGGTGCTTTGCCGGGCTTCTCGGATTTCGAAGAGATGCGCCGGATTTATGCGCATTCGGTTGGCACCAGCTGCGCCGTAGTGGCCGACGCGATCCTCGATGGAGCGGCAAGAAAGCAGGGCAGGTGCGGCGCCCGTCTCGGATGTCACGTGTGCCAAATGGCGGAGGACAAGAGCCTCGCCAACATGATCGCATTCGACGAACGCTATGCCTATGCTCGTGGCCTGCATCGGCTCAACTGCTTCATTCGAGCTACGCGCCATGACTGGGAGCGTCGACACTGGATTGGCCGGACAATTCGAGGCGGCTATATCAAAATCCAGCCTGACACGTATCATCCGGCGATGCTGCGGCAGTTGACTCGTTTCATGCTGCAGCTGGACTTCGATGAAGAGCGACGAGCGGCAGCTGCGGGTGACGCGCCGAAGTTCCGGCTGCTGCCAGTCGACCTGATGATAGCCGTTGATGCGATGCAGTCTCTGAACGGCGTGGCAAGGCCCTTTGCGGCTTGGGCCGATCTGCGCGACATTCGTGCGCGAGGGATACGATACGACATTCCGGATGTGCCTGAAGTCGCGCCGACGCCTATTCCGACCGCGCGATTTCTTCACGTAGGGGACGGTTGGGATGTGTCGGCCCCGTGCGCGGATTGGACTGGTCTGCGTGACCCGATGCGAGAAGCTCTCACCGAGGGAGTTGCTGTGCGCCAGCGATCGTCACGACGTCCGACGGTCGTGCGGTACTGGATCTTCCCACAGAGCAGCAATTCGATGTCGATGCCGAATCGGCTGCATTCATTGTTGACTTCGAAGTCGAGCGCCTGCTGGCGATGCATGACGCGGGCAACCGACCTGGGTCTATCACGGCGGGGTACCGCTGGTACCTGCATTTTGGATGTCTCACGCTATCGCATTCGCAGAAGGTAGAGCACGATGACATTGCGAGGCGCACCGCCTTCAAGGACCGACTGGGATTGACGGACGCTTATGATGTCCGAGACGTACTGGCCCGCTCTGTGCCCCCGAGGCACTGCCGGGCAGGGCGCGCGAAGCGTGGGGAACCCACGCGATCAAGCAGGCCCAGTTGGCCCTGTGTTGATGTAAGAGAAGCCCCGACTCATCGAGAGTCGGGGCTCTTTTTTTTGTTGACGTATCGTGCAAAGAGCGTTGTTTTCTCAGTTGCACAGCCACCACGGATCTCGGCACAATTACGTTACTCACCCCAAACAGCTTATGCATATTCCCGAGGTACTTTCCGTGGAGACGCAGGTCTTGCGCGTGGCGGTCTCCACGCCGGTAGCTGTCGGCTGCCTGCTTGCATGGGTGCTTTTCGATATGTACGGTTGCGCCGGCTGCGAAGACTACAGGCGGAAAGGAACGAGCGGGAGAGGAAAGTCTTGGCGGTGCTGCTCGACCCTCTGCGTCTGGTCTCGCTGACCCTGGGAGAGGCAGTCGATTTGCTGGGAGACCGCTATCAGTTTTGGATGCTCGACTACGGGCGCTGTGAGGCCCGATGGCAGATTGGCAGGATAGAGGTGTGCGCAGGATTCGACTACCAAGGTGGGCCCATCACCGACATGCAAGTAAACATGCTGCCGAGATAATCCAGGGAAACCAGGACGAGGCGTGCCGATCATACCGGCTCTTTCGAGATCGATCTTAGGTAGACGTCAATGAGACATGGGAGCAGCGGTATTGGGCGGTTTGTGTCGTGGGAGCAGACGCTGGTCGACGTACTGATACTCGTCGGCATCGTGATCGCCTTGTTCGCGCTTGTGTGGTTGATCGACTACGGCTGGGGATATCCTCCCGGTTCGTCAAGAGCTTTTCGGCTTGGAGGAAAGGCCGTGCAATTCGACGAAGGAAAAGCCGGCAAGCGAGAGAGGAGCGGGCGCGTAAGCGCTGGCATCAGTAGCGCCCAGGTTAGGGTCATGTGCTATGCGTTGGCGGACGCGGCCGCTGTGCGCGTCGAATAGATAGGAATTAACGGCCTATGAAGTCGCCACGAGTTAACGGATTTGCAAATTTCCTCGGAGCCGTGCTGTTTGGGCTTCTGGTGTTGGCGATATCGCCTGGCGCCGCGGCGGGCACGGTTGCGGGCGTTGATGACCGGATGCCTCCGATTACCCCCGCAATCGCCTGCCGGCCAACATGAGCGGGCTGACCATCGTCGGCTACAACTACACGGATACTTACATCGGCAGTTTTACCGTCAACGGGGCCGGCGGCGGCAACATCGAGGTTTCGTCAAAGACTTCTGGCGGTGGCGGTGGCGTGTGCTGTGCCGCCATCCCAGCCGGCGCTGCACTACCGATTACGATCGATATCGCTTGGAAACGGGATGGGCGCGTGCCTTGGTGCAGGCAGAGCGCCGTTCTAGATGGCCCGGTGCCCGCCGATCCGCAGTATCTGGAGGTTCATTTCTTCCCGGACGGCAGCATCAAGGCAGCGCTGTCCGACTATCCGGCACCGCCCCGAATGCAGCTCGAGCGGTTCAGCTATGTGAAACGTCGGCCGTCCGGAAATGTGGACAACGACGAGAGGTTCGGTAGCTGTGGCCATGACCACTAACTGGGCCTATCTAAACCAACGAGTTAGGCTGTTGCGTCGGCGGACCCACAAGGCAACTCGGCCGCTCGAGTGGTATGACGCGTCGTCCGCTGTCTTCACGACATTCATGGTGCGGCGAGCTGGGGTGCCCTTGATTATTCTGAAGTTTGCCGGGCTAGCGACCCCAAGCATTCATGCGGGTTTCCGGGCGAAGACGAACACGATAGTCATGTAAATCAATGGGTTGCTGACTCACAATTTTTGAGCGCACAAAGTGGCTTGCGAGGCTTTTGCTCGGCGCCTCGTTGCGTCTCAGTCTTCTTGTCGCTAATCTCGGCGGTCCGTCTACAGCTTGGGAGAAAGCGCGATGGATCACTGGCGGCTGGCGTATCTTGGCATGCGGCAGATGCCGCGTGAGCTCAGCGAGTTCGAGCTTGCGACATTCTTCACCTTCTCCCCCAAAGAGCGCGCGCTGATCGACGCCCGGCGCAGCCACCTGTATCGGCTGGCCTGTGCCGTCCATATCGGCTTTGTCCGTATGACGGGGCGCACTCTTGACGCCTCCAAGCAGGTGCCGAAATTTCTCTGGGCTTATGTGGGCGCTCAACTCGGCATCACCCCGCCGGATATGGGCACGCTGGGCGCCTTGTATGACGGACGCACCGACACGCTGGTGGACCATCAGATGCTCGCCTATCAAACGCTCGGTTTCAGCCCGATGGCAGAGCATCAGCGCCGCTACGTGACGCGTTGGCTCAAGGAGCGATTGGCGGGACAACCCAATCGCAGTGACATGCTGCACGAGTTGAAGCGGTGGCTGTATGAGCATCGTGTTCTGATTCCTCATGA
The sequence above is a segment of the Cupriavidus sp. EM10 genome. Coding sequences within it:
- a CDS encoding DUF3304 domain-containing protein — protein: MSGLTIVGYNYTDTYIGSFTVNGAGGGNIEVSSKTSGGGGGVCCAAIPAGAALPITIDIAWKRDGRVPWCRQSAVLDGPVPADPQYLEVHFFPDGSIKAALSDYPAPPRMQLERFSYVKRRPSGNVDNDERFGSCGHDH
- a CDS encoding phosphoadenosine phosphosulfate reductase family protein — its product is METISLFPQGAFEPIEKKIDNALAIITALLHARHPIVVAFSGGKDSSVVAALVLHAAMLYRAAGGTPIIVATTGDTLVESPEVSHHYRAELRRMHQYGRDHDFKVIVKVVQPSMAATFQLKVLSGRALPSFPGTHGDCSTDLKISPQRAFRRKLFRDLAAKGLPPPVTCLGTRYDESARRAAAMRSRGESDHAAMQNKDGDWVVSPIARWSDDDVWEAVALYGSGALPGFSDFEEMRRIYAHSVGTSCAVVADAILDGAARKQGRCGARLGCHVCQMAEDKSLANMIAFDERYAYARGLHRLNCFIRATRHDWERRHWIGRTIRGGYIKIQPDTYHPAMLRQLTRFMLQLDFDEERRAAAAGDAPKFRLLPVDLMIAVDAMQSLNGVARPFAAWADLRDIRARGIRYDIPDVPEVAPTPIPTARFLHVGDGWDVSAPCADWTGLRDPMREALTEGVAVRQRSSRRPTVVRYWIFPQSSNSMSMPNRLHSLLTSKSSACWRCMTRATDLGLSRRGTAGTCILDVSRYRIRRR